A window from Burkholderiales bacterium encodes these proteins:
- a CDS encoding glycosyltransferase family 2 protein, with product MAEKTRFSIVLPAKNEAASLQQLLPKLHELFSDEEIIVIDDGSTDQTVAVCQNNGVRLISQPYSMGNGAAVKSGARAARGEVLIFMDADGQHQPRDIPRLLQKLGEGYEMVVAARTYDSHAGAHRAFANSFYNRLASWMVGQKIEDLTCGFRVVSADKFRRFLYLLPNGFSYPTTVTMSFFRAGFPVAYVPIVAQKRVGKSHIRLLRDGARFLLIIFKIGTLYSPLRLFFPVSLMFFMIGLGYYLYTFLTIHRFTNMSGLLFITSVLIFLIGLVSEQVTMLHYKDSEPK from the coding sequence ATGGCAGAAAAAACCCGTTTCAGTATCGTTCTTCCGGCAAAAAATGAGGCGGCATCATTGCAACAGCTGCTACCGAAGTTGCACGAATTATTTTCGGACGAGGAAATAATCGTCATTGACGACGGGTCTACCGATCAAACGGTGGCGGTGTGCCAGAACAATGGTGTGCGCTTGATTTCCCAGCCCTATAGCATGGGCAATGGGGCTGCGGTAAAGTCAGGGGCTAGGGCAGCGAGGGGCGAGGTTTTGATTTTCATGGATGCCGATGGCCAGCATCAGCCGCGAGATATTCCACGCTTGTTGCAAAAGCTCGGAGAGGGATATGAAATGGTGGTGGCCGCCCGCACCTACGACTCGCACGCCGGTGCGCACCGCGCTTTTGCCAATTCGTTTTATAACAGGTTGGCGAGCTGGATGGTGGGGCAGAAGATCGAAGATCTGACTTGCGGATTCAGAGTGGTTAGTGCAGACAAATTCCGCAGATTCCTTTACCTTCTGCCGAACGGATTTTCTTATCCCACGACGGTCACCATGAGTTTTTTCCGAGCCGGGTTCCCGGTAGCGTATGTGCCCATCGTGGCGCAGAAGCGCGTCGGCAAAAGCCATATCCGTTTGCTGCGCGATGGCGCGCGATTTCTGCTCATTATCTTTAAAATCGGCACGCTTTATTCGCCGCTGCGCCTGTTTTTCCCGGTAAGCCTGATGTTTTTTATGATTGGATTGGGTTACTACCTGTACACGTTCCTCACCATCCACCGCTTTACCAACATGAGCGGGCTGCTTTTCATCACCTCGGTTTTGATTTTTCTCATCGGGCTGGTTTCGGAACAGGTAACGATGCTGCATTATAAAGATAGTGAACCCAAATAA